GATAATCAAATACCTTGGTGGATTGCATGTTCAATTTTTGAAGCTATTGCATATTGGAATGAAAAGAATATTAGATCTATTTTGGGCGTGGTTTATACTGATTGTATTTCATATAATCCAGCTAAAAAAGATCATTGGTGGACACAAGATGAAAAATATTACTTTTATGTATTCACTAAATTTAATCAAGGAATAAATTTATTACCTAAGATATATAGTTCAGAAAGAAAAACAATAATCTGTTTTTTTAGAAATGATGCATTGGTTAGCAATAGCTATTTATTATATTTGCGTAGTATAGGGACTCTTAATAGAATCTTTGTAAAAAAGTATAAAAGTGAAATAGTAGTAGTAGATGGATTTTATTATAAAATGCTATTTTTTTGCTGTATTCCACAAACGATAGCGGTTATTGGAAATAGATTAAAATACATAATAAAAAAATTTTTTAGTTAAATGTAAATTGTTTATGAAAGGAGATCAGTAATGAAAGTTGTTCTTTTAGCAGGAGGTTTTGGAACTCGTATTTCAGAGGAAAGCCAGTTTAAACCTAAACCTATGATTGAAATTGGAGGCATGCCTATTTTATGGGGCGAATTGTCAAGCTAAGTGCAACTTTTTAGAGTAATGTACTTCGTATGGCGTTTTGTATCCTAAACATTTTCGGGGACGGCGATTTAGTTCTGCAAAAACAGCTTGCACATAGGCTTCTGGAACGAGTGTGATGTCCGTCCCTTTCGGGAAATACTCTCGGACTAGGCCATTGGTATTTTCGTTGCTTCCCCGCTGCCAGGGCTGATGCGGCGGCGGGAAATAAAACGGCACGCCGTTCAAGGCCTCCGTGACAGCGGCATGATGGGCGAACTCTTTTCCTCTGTCCGGCGTAAGGCTTTTTACAGGTTGCCCTTGCAGTACCTGAAGCAATACCGTATTGACGGCTTGTGCTGTCTTTTTGGCTGCTTTGCCTCCTACCAGATACCGGCTCTTTCTATCTACCAACGTAACCAGACAGGCTTTTCCTGTCTTTCCTGCTATGGTATCACATTCCCAATGTCCTCGCCGGGAGCGGTTAGCGGCTCCTGCTGGCCGTTCCGAAATATCGTGAGAGATGGGAATAGAACCCCGTCGTTCCTGATATTGCCGGGTATGCCGGGATTTTCCATGATGCCGCAAGCGGCGGACCGCACCGCGGGACCCATGGGAGGACGACGTTTCATCAAACATACCGGCATATATGGCGCGGTAAATCGTTGCATAGCTAAGGAGTGCCTTCTGATGTTCCAGCTGCAAGCGTCCGGCAATTTCTTCTGGGGACCAATGATGCACCAGGAAGAGATTTTTAACCAATGCGAATAGCTCGGCATTCTCTAACCGCTTGTGAGGCTTGCATGCCTTACGGCGGCGGGCATACTGTTGTTGTGCGGTGATGGGCAGATACTTGCCGTTCACTGTATTTCTGCGTAGTTCCCGTGAGATCGTGGATTTATCTCGGCCGAGGGCCGCCGCAATTCGAGAGATAGAATAGGACTGCGCGCGAAAAAAGAGTAGATTTTCTCGTTCAGATAGAGTAAGATGATGATAGTGGCACATAGGTTTCCTCCGAGATATAGATTTTGTTTGGTAGCATTATTATATCAGAAACCTATGTGTCATTTTTTATAGGTGTTGCACTTGTATTGTAAATTCGCCGGCATATTATGAAAGGATATACTTTTTATGGATTTACAGAATTTATTATTTGCGCTGGCTATAAACAGCACTATATAAAAGAATGGTTTGCAGATTATTTTTTACATACTTCTGATATTACATTTGATTTTACAGAAGGGAACAGAATGATTGTTCATGATAAGCATTGTGAGCCATGGAAGGTAACTGTAGTAGATACGGGATTGACAACAATGACTGGAGGGAGAATAAAACGGATTCAATCATATATTGGAAATGAAACATTTATGATGACGTATGGAGATGGAGTTTGTGATGTGAATATAAAAGAGTTGTTGAAATTTCATAAAAAATGGGGGAAAATTGCAACATTGACTGCAGTACAATTAGAACAATCTAAAGGTGTTTTAAATGTAGATTCAGATAATGCTGTACGTTCCTTTAGAGAGAAATCAGTTAGAGATAGTGCTCTTATTAATGCAGGATTTATGGTGCTAGAGCCCCAGATATTTAATTATCTCGATGGTGATAACTGCATTTTTGAAAGAACACCACTTGAAAAGTTAGCTAAAGAAGGGCAATTGATGAGCTATACCCATAAAGGTTTTTGGCAATGTATGGACACCAAGCGCGAAAAAGATGAATTAGAAAAAATATGGGCATCTGGGGGTGCTCCTTGGAAAGTGTGGGAAGATTAAATGCGTGAATTTGATGTATGTTTTTATAAAGATAAAAAGGTTTTTGTTACAGGACATACGGGATTTAAAGGATCTTGGTTATGTAAAATTTTATCAAATCTCGGAGCGAAAGTAACTGGATTTTCATTAGTTCCACCAACAAATCCATCTCTGTATGAACTTGCAGAAATTGATAAAGACGTTTATTCTGTCATTGGTGATATTAGAGATTATACATCTTTGAAGAGGGCTTTTGATGAAGCAAATCCTGAAATTGTATTTCATTTAGCTGCTCAACCTCTTGTTAGAGAAAGCTATAAAAATCCTGTCTATACATACGAGACGAATGTAATGGGAACAGTCAATATTCTAGAATGCATTCGAACAAGCGGTTCTGTAAAATCATTTTTAAATATTACTACAGATAAAGTGTACTTAAATAAGGAATGGGAATGGGGATATAGGGAAAACGAGGAATTGGATGGATTTGATCCTTATTCTAACTCTAAGTCTTGCAGTGAATTAGTTACTCATTCTTACGTAAATAGTTTCTTTTCTGATAGTAATATTGCAATATCTACAGCTCGGGCAGGCAATGTTATTGGTGGAGGAGATTTTGCAATGGATCGAATTATTCCAGATTGTGTTCGAGCTGCTAGTAAAAATAAAGATATTATAGTACGAAATCCTTACTCAACCCGGCCTTATCAGCATGTGTTGGAACCTCTATATGCTTATTTAATGATTGCTGCTAAACAGTATGAAGACATTCAGTTTTCAGGATATTATAATGTTGGACCAAATGATGTTGATTGTTTTCGAACTGGGCAATTAGTTGATTTATTTGTGAAATATTGGGGAAATGACATTAAATGGATTAATAAATTTGATGGCGGTCCACATGAGGCTAACTTTTTAAAATTAGATTGTTCTAAATTAAAAAAAACTTTTGGTTGGAGCCCGCGATGGAACTTAGAAAGAGCTATTGAAATGACAGTTGTATGGAGTAAATGTTGGATTAATAAAGAGGATATAAGAACTTGTATGGATAAACAAATAGAATTATTTTTTAATCAAAATTTATAAAAGGAGTAATGTTATGACAAGCGAAGAATTAGCAAAAAGAATACGTTTTCATGCTATTAAAATGGTTAACCATGCACATGCTTCTCATATAGGGGGAATATTGTCTTGTGCGGACATAGTTGCTGTTTTATACAGTGAGATAGCTAGAATTTATCCGCATGATCCTGAAAATGAAAGCAGAGATCGTATTATTTTAAGCAAGGGACATAATGGAGTAGCAATATATGCAGCTTTAGCAGAATGTGGTTTCTTTAATAAAGAGTTGTTGAAAACGTATGGTGATAATGGCAGTTGTTTTTCTTGTCATATTTCACATAGGCATGTTCCAGGAGTAGAAATTTCTACTGGCAGTCTTGGTCAAGGTGTGGGTGTTGCTTGTGGAATGGCATTAAATGGAAAATTAAAGCACAGATCTTATCAAGTTTATGCTATTGTAGGAGATGGGGAATGTAATGAAGGAGCAATTTGGGAAATGGCTTCATTTGCTTCTCATCAGTGTTTAGATAATTTTACTGTAATTGTAGATAGAAATCGTATGCAGGCTATGGGGTGGTGTGAAGATGTTCTTAAAATGGAACCTTTTCAAGAAAAGTGGAGAGCTTTTGGTTGGCATGTAGTAAACGTTATAGATGGCAATAATCATAAAGAATTAAAAAGGGCATTTAGTCAAAAATCCAATAATAATAAACCGCGAGTAATTATTGCTAATACTGTGAAAGGAAAAGGTATTTCATTTATGGAAAATCAACTTTTGTGGCATTATCGAGATCCACAGGGAGAAGATTATTTTAATGCATTAAAAGAATTGGAGTGAAATAAATGAGAAATCATGTAATTGCTAGAATTGCAGAACTTGCTCAAACAGATAAACGAGTCATGTTATTAACTGCAGATCTTGGATTCAATGTCGTGAATATATTTAGTGGAAAATACCCTGATAGATATATTAATGTAGGCATTGCCGAACAAAATATGACATCTATTGCTGCTGGATTAGCTTTAGAAGGAAATATGGTTTTTACATATTCTATTGGTAATTTTCCTACACTACGCTGTATTGAACAAATAAGAAATTTGGTCTGTTATCATAATGCGAATGTTAAAATTTTAGCTGTTGGAGGGGGATTTGCTTATGGTTCATTAGGAATGACTCATCATGCTACTGAAGATATCGCTATGATGCGTTCCCTACCTAATATGAAAGTGTATGTTCCTTCTGACGAAATAGAGGCTGTAGCGTGTTTAAATGAAATATATTGGGAGGATGGTCCTGCCTATTTGAGAATGGCACGAGGAAAAGAAGAGTGCATTCATTTTAAAGGTGATAAATTTGATATAAATAAATTAGTTAAAATTGAAGGTAATGAATTTAATATTTGTATTCTGGCTTCGGGAACTATTCTGTCGGAAGCTGTAAAAGTAAAAAAAGCTTTAGAAAATTATGGTGTTCATGGTAGCGTTTATTCGGTTCCCAGAATAAAGCCTATTGATTCTAAAGGTATATTAGATTTAGCAAAAAAAGCCCAATTAATTATCACGATGGAAGAACATAACATTATTGGCGGTTTAGGTGGTGCAGTAGCAGAGCTTTTAAGTAGTTTAAAAGAACACGCTCCGCTGTTGCGTTTTGGATTGTCAGATGTATTTACTGGTGAGGTAGGCAGTCAAACGTATTTACGTGAATACTATGGATTAAGTTCAGATAAAGTAATAGATAAAATAATTCATCATTTAAATGTAGAGGTATAAAGTATGAAGAAAATTGCAATTATTGGAGCTACTAGTTTTATTGGTAGAAATTTGATTGAGCCACTTGTCAAAGATGATTGGGATGTAGTAGCAGTTGTTCGTACTAATAGTGTTAAAAGAGGATATCTTGAGCGTTTTTCTAATATTAAGATTTTAGAATGCGATATGAGCGAATATGATAAATTAGGGAATTTATTAGGCCCTGTAGATTGTTCAATTTATTTAACTTGGGATGGAACACGAGGACAAGAACGTTCGAATTATGAATTACAATTAAAAAATTATACTCAAGGTATGCTTGCTATTCAGTCTATTATTGAAAATGGATGCAAAAAAATATTGACTGCTGGGTCACAAGCTGAATATGGTCCTTGGTTTCAAAGTCGTAATCTTTGTGAGTTTGATAAAGAAAATCCTAATACTGAATATGGAAAGTTTAAGTTAAAATTTTATAAAGATATAAAATCGCTATGTGATAATCATAAGGTAAAATTAATAGAACCCAGGTTTTTTAGTTTGTATGGACCTGATGATTATGAGGGGACTATGATTATTTCGATCTTGAAAAAAATGCTTCATAATGAGCCGTGTGATTTAACTGAGTGTAAACAAATTTGGGATTTTTTATATATCACAGATGCAATTAATGGATTGATGTTATTGATCAATAAAAATATAGAATCTGGTGTTTATAATTTTGGATTTGGAGAAGGATATCCCTTAAAGTATTATATAGAGAAAATGTATAGTATAACAAAAAGTAAAAGTATACTGAATTATGGAACTATACCGTATCCAATAACCGGAATGGTTAATGTTAATCCTTGCATAGATAAACTAAAAAGTGTTGGATGGACGCCTAAAATTAGTTTTACTGAAGGAATAAATAGAATAGTTAATGTATTAAAATAAAGTTTATTAGAATGGAGAGCAATAGATTATATGTACGAACATGAAATGAATAAGTCTCTTTATAGCAAAGATTTAAAACCTGCCTTTTCTTCATATAAGAAGGCTATAGTTTTTGAGTCTAGTGAATTATTTGTGCCTTATTTACATGTAGTTTTATTATCTTTGTTAGATCATGTTTGTCATGGCAATAAATATGATATTATTATTCTTACTCACGAGATAGATATTCATGATTGTGAAAATTTAATCCAATTAGTTAGCAAATTTGATAATGTTCGATTACGTTTTTTTGATCCCACTGGAATTGTTGAATCCTACATAAAAAAAAGTAGATATAAATATTTAGATATAAATTATTATAGAATGGCTTTGCCATGGATACTAAGTGAATATGAAATAGTTCTGAATTTAGGAGCAGATATAGTAATCAATAAAGATGTAAATCTTTTATTAGAATGTGAGGAAGTAAAAAATAGATATTTGGCCGGTGTAACAGATTTAGGTTATTTGGGAAGATTGAATTTAGATATTCCAATAAAAGAGCTAGATTTATCTGCTCCTGAAGGGTATGTTAATGCCGATGTTCTTGTTATTAATTTAAAAAAGATACGTCAAGATTTTTCAAAAGAAACTGTTATGAATATATGGCAAAAATATAGATTTCGATGTGCGGAGCAAGATGCATTTAATGTTTTATTTGATGGAAAAATTCATTACTTAAATTTACGATGGAATTTATTTCCAGAACGCATGTCATCTGTTGAACATATTATGTTAAATAAGCCTGAAAGAATAAAACAATGGAGAGAAGCTTTAAAAGAACCTTTTATAATTCATTATGCGGCATATCCTAAGCCTTGGGATTATCCTAATGTTGGCTTTGGTAATGTGTGGTGGCAATATGCTAGAAAATCTGTGTATTATGAGGAAATTGTTCGTAGAATGTGTTTAGCTTCTGTGAAAAGTGAATATTTTAGAAAGCAGATTTGGATAAGGCGCTGGGGAGATGTTTTTTTTCCAAGAGGGACAAAGCGACGAAAAGTTTTAAACTTAATTTTTCCTAAACAATCTAAACAACGCGAATTGGTAAAAAAAATATATTATACATTTTTTAGTAATCCTAATAAAGAATGGAATAAAAAATTTGGTAAATATTAATATTTATATGAAAGATGGGATAGAATGTTTTATAAAGATTTAGATGTTATAATTCCTACGTATAATAGAGCACCTTATTTAAAAATTGCTTTAGAGAGTCTTTGTGAATCTATCGCAACATGGAGAAAAATTATAATTTTAAATAATGCTTCAACAGATAATACTTTAGAAGTTATTGAGTATATTTGTAAAAAATATCCGGAAAGAAAGATTGAAGTAGTTACCAATAAATGTAATATTGGTAATCCTGCCAATTTTAAAAAAACACAGACTTTAGCAACTAACAAATATGTAGCTATTTTCCATGATGATGATGCCATTCATCCAGAATATATTGATAGAGCGATGCAATTATTTATTGAAAATGAAAAAAAGGTTGTAATGATATCTGGAGGTGCATCTGCTTTATATAATGTAAATCATGAAAATTGGAGTATTTGTCCAGATAGCTATTGGTATTATCCAGCCAATAAAAATATTTTTTTACAATTGTTAATTGGACGGCCAATTTTTTGCAATTGTATTTATAAAACTGATGTATATAAAAATGTGAAATATGAACCAGAGAAATTTGGAAAATTGCATGACATAATTTTTATGGCAAAGCTTTGTGAGCAAGGAGATTTTATATTTGTACATGGAGAATGTGTACGATGGAGACAACATGCTAAAAGTGATTCCAATACTTTAAAAACGGGGCCGTTTCCAAGTGAAATATTAAATATCTTAAAAGAATTAAAGAAAATATTTTGTTTAGAAAACAAAAAAAAACAATTGTTCTGCGTTAACAAATAAGGCTTATAATATATTGTTTATTACATTATTATATAATTTTTCATTGTTCTTGTATCAATGGTCAGATTTAAAAAGATTTTTAACTTGGGATGATTTTAAAAAAGCGATGTTAGATGAACAAATATTTACAGTTAAAAATTATTTATTCTTTGATAAAATAATTGATTTGATTTTAAATCCGTGGATTCGTAAAATGGCTGAGAATTATAGACGAAAATGTAGTAAATCATATTCTTATCGAGTTGGTGCATCGTAATTTTTTTAGAGTATGCTATAAATAATGTATAAAGTCTCATTAACTATAAAGTATAAGAGGTTGTCATGTACGATTATTTAATAATAGGAAGCGGTCTTTTCGGTAGCGTATTTGCCCATGAAATGAAAAAAGCGGGGAAGTCCTGCCTTGTTTTAGAAAAGCGAGATCATATCGGCGGCAATGTGTATTGTGAAGAAAAAGATGGGATTCGCATTCACAAGTATGGAGCTCATATTTTCCATACATCTAATAAAAAGGTTTGGGATTATGTGAATCAGTTTGTTGAATTTAATAACTATGTTAATTCTCCTGTTGCCAATTACAAAGGGGAACTATACAATTTGCCGTTTAACATGAATACCTTTTCCAAGATGTGGGGCGTTGCGACGCCGACTGAAGCGGCGGCAAAGATTGCCGAACAGCGCACGGCCATTCAGGGCGAGCCGAAGAACTTGGAAGAACAAGCCATTTCTTTGATCGGTACAGATATTTATACGAAGCTGATCAAAGGCTATACGGAGAAGCAATGGGGACGGAGTTGTACAGAATTGCCGGCATTTATCATTAAACGCTTGCCGATTCGCTATACCTTTGATAATAATTACTTCAACGACCGCTATCAGGGGATTCCTATCGGCGGCTATAATGTCCTTATTCATGCTTTGCTTGACGGCATTGAAGTGCGTACTGGCGTCGACTATAATGAACACAGGGACGAATATCGGAAACTGGCTAAGACTATTATATATACCGGGCCGATTGACGCATACTTTGATTATAAACTCGGCCAGCTGGAATATCGGGGCCTGCGCTTTGAAACGGAACGGCTGGAAGAAGAAAATCATCAGGGCGTAGCGGTCATGAATTATACGGACAGGGAAACGCCGTATACGCGCAGCATTGAGCATAAGCATTTTGAATTCGGCACACAGCCCGTAACGTATGTAACGAAAGAATATCCGGCAGACTGGCATCCCGGCGAAGAAGCGTACTATCCCGTAAATGACAGCAGAAATTCGGAATTGTATAATCAGTATGCGGCCTTGGCCGCTAAGGAAGAAAACGTTATCTTTGGAGGACGCTTGGCAGAGTACAAGTATTATGATATGGATGACGTTATTGCCAGCGCATTGCAGGCTGTAGCAACACAAAAGGAGTAAGATAATAGACTAAATGTGTAAAGCTGTTATTTCGACAGCTGATTATGGTTTATGTTTTTGGCCTATGATTTATACAGTCGTGTCGAGTATTTTTTTGTAAATGCTAGCATTAGAAATAATGATATTAGCTGATTGTGGAATAATTTTTTAACGAGGCTTTCACGTGCTTCGTGTATCTTTTATTGTTCCTTTTGGTTTCTGCAATGTATTGCAGCGATGTATAGATACTGGATGAGTTGCTATTGGGAAAGTTTCCTATCAATTTCCTGATTTTCATGCTGCTGCTGGTGCAAATGGGCAACCAAATGCTTACTAGTGAAGACTTTAGTGGGTTAGAGTATCTGTAATGCCGTGTATCATTGGCTGGCGGATTTTGTATGGTTTCCTTATCATGGCTTAGTCTTTAAAAGTTTTTTTGCTCTTTTTTTATGTAGAACACTTTGAAAATCGTGGCGATTAAGCCTTATTAAGATTAATGTGAACAAATACATCGTTGGTATAACAAATATATGGCGAATTTACAATACAAGTGCAACACCTATAAAAAATGACACATAGGTTTCTGATATAATAATGCTACCAAACAAAATCTATATCTCGGAGGAAACCTATGTGCCACTATCATCATCTTACTCTATCTGAACGAGAAAATCTACTCTTTTTTCGCGCGCAGTCCTATTCTATCTCTCGAATTGCGGCGGCCCTCGGCCGAGATAAATCCACGATCTCACGGGAACTACGCAGAAATACAGTGAACGGCAAGTATCTGCCCATCACCGCACAACAACAGTATGCCCGCCGCCGTAAGGCATGCAAGCCTCACAAGCGGTTAGAGAATGCCGAGCTATTCGCATTGGTTAAAAATCTCTTCCTGGTGCATCATTGGTCCCCAGAAGAAATTGCCGGACGCTTGCAGCTGGAACATCAGAAGGCACTCCTTAGCTATGCAACGATTTACCGCGCCATATATGCCGGTATGTTTGATGAAACGTCGTCCTCCCATGGGTCCCGCGGTGCGGTCCGCCGCTTGCGGCATCATGGAAAATCCCGGCATACCCGGCAATATCAGGAACGACGGGGTTCTATTCCCATCTCTCACGATATTTCGGAACGGCCAGCAGGAGCCGCTAACCGCTCCCGGCGAGGACATTGGGAATGTGATACCATAGCAGGAAAGACAGGAAAAGCCTGTCTGGTTACGTTGGTAGATAGAAAGAGCCGGTATCTGGTAGGAGGCAAAGCAGCCAAAAAGACAGCACAAGCCGTCAATACGGTATTGCTTCAGGTACTGCAAGGGCAACCTGTAAAAAGCCTTACGCCGGACAGAGGAAAAGAGTTCGCCCATCATGCCGCTGTCACGGAGGCCTTGAACGGCGTGCCGTTTTATTTCCCGCCGCCGCATCAGCCCTGGCAGCGGGGAAGCAACGAAAATACCAATGGCCTAGTCCGAGAGTATTTCCCGAAAGGGACGGACATCACACTCGTTCCAGAAGCCTATGTGCAAGCTGTTTTTGCAGAACTAAATCGCCGTCCCCGAAAATGTTTAGGATACAAAACGCCATACGAAGTACATTACTCTAAAAAGTTGCACTTAGCTTGACAATTCGCCATGAAAAAACTCTTGCAATATAGCTTATAGTTAGTTTGCAAGAGTTTTTATTTATTCTATTATTTATTCCTAATTAGCAATAAACGGAATACCATAAGCTTTCATGAACAGCTTATTGAACAGGTCTCGGGACGAGGTGGTGGCTGTGGTGATGGGGAACCATTCTGGTTTTTTCAGGGTCAGGAGCCAGGCTTCTTTTGTTTCGTAGTTCAGCTTATAGGTTGTACGGCCGATGTTTTTCGTCGTGCCGTCGGGCGAGACGAGGAAGGAGTTGACGGACAGGACGTAAATGGGCGGCGCATATTCGTCGATGGAGAGGGTGTCGACCAGGTCGACTTGATAGTAGCCTTGGTGCATGGCTGTCGGTGCATAGTGCGGGCTTTCGTCGTAATCGTTCCAGTCCATAGCGTGTGATGCGCAGGGAAATAAAATGGCTCCGCTGAGCAGGATGGCGGCAATGCTTTTTTGCAGGATCTTTGCCATAAGGGATACCTCCTAATAATAAGTATAATTTTTGATTATATTACTATTTATTATGCTGCTTTGTCAATAGAATAATTGCTGTGGGAACATCCTGTTCCAATCGATTTTTGCAAGTGCGAGCAGTACATATAAACTTTTTGGAACGAATATTGATTTCTATATATAGGCAGATATATAATGGTCGTAATCCAATAGAGGATAGAATATTACCGGAAAGGATGACTGACGATGAGACATCAAAGGGTATCTAATATAATTATGACGGCTGTGATGGGGCTATGTGCTGTCATGGGTGCGCAGGCTGCCGATATGAGAAATCCGAGTCAGGAGCCTAATGTCGTTTCCAGCTATGAATACCAGTCTGTTTCCTATGGAAATACGGCTGACGGCAAGACCTATCATCGCGTCGTGACGAAGCGCAACGGCGTGACGGAATCGGATGTGACGACGGTCGATGGAAACGGCGGCGTTCTGACGTGGGATACGGACGACAGGGGACGCCATGTGGAAGGCTATATGAACGGCATCCAGCTGAAAGACGGCAACGTGACGGCGAATACCATAGCGGCGAAGCATGTGCAGGCTTCCGGTGCGGATTTAGGAAATATATACGGCAGACGCGTGGAAGCACCGACAGGGACGATTGGCGGCGTTGCCTTTGCAGGGCAGGGCGTTGTGAAGGGAATACAGACGGATGAAACCGATCCGACGTCGGCGGTCAGTGTAGCGTACTTGCAGCAAAAGTTAGCCGAGGTGGAAGCGGAAAATCAAAAGCTGCGGGAAGAGCTTGAAGCCTTAAAAAAGTAAAGATATAACTTCACATAACCTAAGAGCATCCCTTTGTTTTAGTGCGTCAGCGCTGGAATCTAGGAGGATGCTCTTTTTTATCGCTCCAAGTTCTTGCTGTTGGCCGTTGTTTATGATATATTTATAAAATGTTTACAGTATATTTACGAATGACGGCGACGTCGCGCTGAACGGCCGGGAGGGAGAATGGTTGTGTTGAAAGAAGGGAATTCGATGCCGGAATTGGCTTTGAAAATCGGCATTGTCGTATATTTTTTACTGATTGTTCCCGTGGCGTTTGTCATGCCTAATTATTTGGCATGGGAAAACGGCTTGTTGGAAATGCTGCAAAATATGGTGTTATTTTTCAATGTAATCCTTTGTTTTTCTTTTTTTCGCAAAACAGCAGGACAGCAGTTTCATAAATTGTGGTTAGCTGTGTCTGGATATTTTTTGCTGTTGTTTGGGCGAGAAATCAGCTGGGGGCGAATCTTTTTTCAGACAGACATGGATGAGCATGGGCCAACGTTCATCTCTATGAGCTCTGTGCCGGGTCATCAGTATATTCATGGCGGTATCTCTATTTATACGGCGATTGTGCTGGTATCTTTAATTTGGCTTGTTCCTTGGAAGAGAATTTTTCGCGAAATTCCGGTGCCTAAATTGGGATTTGCTATCCTGATCGTGACAGCTGTATTAGCGGCCTGCGGCGATAAAGGGCTGTTGTTTCATTCGTATGTAGACAGCAATATAGAAGAATTGGCCGAGTTATTGTCGTATATCATGCAGGGCGGATTTGCCGCTTGGTATTACAAGCAATTTAAAATGTTGAAATAGCGTTAACGGGCAAGAAAATATTCAAAAAATGAACGCCGTACATCCGATGTGTGATG
This region of Megasphaera stantonii genomic DNA includes:
- the glf gene encoding UDP-galactopyranose mutase → MYDYLIIGSGLFGSVFAHEMKKAGKSCLVLEKRDHIGGNVYCEEKDGIRIHKYGAHIFHTSNKKVWDYVNQFVEFNNYVNSPVANYKGELYNLPFNMNTFSKMWGVATPTEAAAKIAEQRTAIQGEPKNLEEQAISLIGTDIYTKLIKGYTEKQWGRSCTELPAFIIKRLPIRYTFDNNYFNDRYQGIPIGGYNVLIHALLDGIEVRTGVDYNEHRDEYRKLAKTIIYTGPIDAYFDYKLGQLEYRGLRFETERLEEENHQGVAVMNYTDRETPYTRSIEHKHFEFGTQPVTYVTKEYPADWHPGEEAYYPVNDSRNSELYNQYAALAAKEENVIFGGRLAEYKYYDMDDVIASALQAVATQKE
- a CDS encoding bZIP transcription factor; translation: MRNPSQEPNVVSSYEYQSVSYGNTADGKTYHRVVTKRNGVTESDVTTVDGNGGVLTWDTDDRGRHVEGYMNGIQLKDGNVTANTIAAKHVQASGADLGNIYGRRVEAPTGTIGGVAFAGQGVVKGIQTDETDPTSAVSVAYLQQKLAEVEAENQKLREELEALKK